A genomic region of Deltaproteobacteria bacterium contains the following coding sequences:
- a CDS encoding aldolase/citrate lyase family protein, with protein sequence MAEIPRLNGVIKALEEGKTAFVSFTPNDVESAIAMAGSKLDGVAFEMEHAPLDIPGLRHALQYMLDRRQVVDRGTLAPAVTPMVRIPPNGNEMNQWLAKQVLDIGVYGIIFPHVSSVEEARNAVSACRYPRLSSEPLYDPPGIRGDAPTRAARYWGLAQQEYYKRADVWPLAPDGEILVVIQCEEVRAIENLPAMLKEVPGIGVVLIGEGDLSQELGHPRDYDHPVVADHINRILEICKEHDVPCGHPHPSADNIERLVEAGFRFLMPGAPRSFAVLNRGRELTGR encoded by the coding sequence ATGGCGGAAATCCCGCGTCTCAACGGAGTCATCAAAGCGCTGGAGGAGGGCAAGACGGCCTTCGTGAGCTTTACGCCCAATGACGTCGAAAGCGCCATTGCCATGGCGGGGTCGAAGCTCGACGGCGTGGCCTTCGAGATGGAGCACGCGCCGCTGGACATTCCAGGGCTGCGTCACGCGCTCCAGTACATGCTCGACCGGCGCCAGGTGGTGGACCGCGGTACCCTGGCGCCGGCGGTGACGCCCATGGTGCGCATCCCGCCCAACGGCAACGAGATGAACCAGTGGCTGGCCAAGCAGGTGCTGGACATCGGCGTCTACGGCATCATCTTCCCCCACGTCAGCTCCGTGGAGGAGGCGCGCAACGCCGTGTCGGCGTGCCGTTACCCACGGCTTTCGTCCGAGCCGCTCTACGACCCGCCGGGCATCCGCGGCGACGCGCCCACCCGCGCCGCCCGCTACTGGGGGCTCGCGCAGCAGGAATACTACAAGCGCGCGGACGTGTGGCCGCTGGCGCCCGACGGCGAGATCCTGGTGGTGATCCAGTGCGAGGAGGTGCGCGCCATCGAGAACCTGCCGGCCATGCTCAAGGAAGTGCCGGGCATCGGCGTGGTGCTGATCGGCGAAGGGGACCTGAGCCAGGAGCTGGGCCATCCCCGCGACTACGACCACCCGGTCGTGGCCGACCACATCAACCGCATCCTCGAAATCTGCAAGGAGCACGACGTCCCCTGCGGCCACCCGCACCCCAGCGCCGACAACATCGAGCGGCTGGTGGAGGCAGGCTTCCGCTTCCTCATGCCCGGCGCGCCACGCTCCTTTGCGGTGCTCAACCGCGGCCGGGAGTTGACGGGGCGATAG